The following proteins are co-located in the Heteronotia binoei isolate CCM8104 ecotype False Entrance Well chromosome 8, APGP_CSIRO_Hbin_v1, whole genome shotgun sequence genome:
- the SMIM45 gene encoding small integral membrane protein 45, producing MPHFLDWFVPVYLMISILILVGFGACIYYFEPGLQEAHKWRTQRPIMDRDLRKTLMIRDNLAFGVPEV from the coding sequence ATGCCTCATTTCTTGGACTGGTTTGTACCAGTGTATCTGATGATCTCCATTCTCATCTTGGTGGGCTTTGGAGCTTGCATATACTACTTTGAGCCAGGGCTACAGGAGGCACACAAATGGCGGACCCAGAGGCCAATCATGGATCGAGATCTTCGGAAAACCTTGATGATACGAGATAACCTTGCATTTGGGGTCCCTGAAGTCTAG